In Paenacidovorax monticola, the genomic window AGCTGTGCACCACCACCAAACGGTCTTCGGGCTCGGCGATATCGAGAAAGCTGGGAGCGCAGCCCCGGGACGTCAGCTCGTAGTACAGGCGCTCGTACACCTCGTCCGCCAGGATCCAGGTCCCCGTGCGGCGGCAACGCTCCAGGATCGCCCGTTGTTCTTCCGCCGAGAGCGTCCAGCCCGTCGGATTGTTGGGCGCATTGAGCACCAGCAGCCGCGTGCGCGGGTTCACGGCTTCCAGCAGTTCCTGCAGGTCCAGCCCCCAGGCGCCACCCTCCCCGGGCTTCAGGGAGACTTGGCGCAGACGCGCGCCCATGATGAGCGGCTGCGCTACCAGATTGGGCCACACCGGAGTGACCACCACGACTTCATCGCCTGCGTCCACCAGTGCCTGCGAGGCCAGCATCAGGGCGTTCACACCGCCAGAGGTAATGGCGATGCGGTCATCCGACACAGAGCGGTGCAGACCGCTCATATAGCACGCCACCGCCTGGCGCAACTCCGGAAGCCCCAGGTTGTGGGCGTAGAAGGTCTCCCCCCGCTCCAGCGATGCGATGGCCGCCTGGCGCACCGCCAGGGGCGTGACTTCGTCACTTTCGCCAAACCAGAATGCTAAAACATCGGCGCGGCCCATGCCGGCGTTGGCGACTTCGCGGATGCGGGATTCTTCGAGGTTCAGGACGGTGGAGCGCATGGCAGGATGAATGACAAAGGATGCCATCCTACTTCCGGAGATCCCATGCCTCACAAATTCACCATCCAGGCCTGTGCGTTGAGCCTGCTAATGGCGCTCAGCCTCACTGCGCCACAAACCGCCGCAGCCAAGCGCAAGGGTAGCGAGGCCACCATGCAAAAGAAGTCCACCAAGGCCAAGCAACCACGGAGTTCATCAGAAGAAAGCACGGCAGAGCGCGATCGCAGGCTGTACCGGGAATGCAAGGGCAGGCCCAACGCAGGAGCCTGTCTGGGCTACGCCAAGCCTTGAGGGCAAAACCTTCAAATGGCAACCAATGCAAGCAAACCGGTTGTCATGTAACAAAAACCACTCATCCTTAGCCCCTCTCCGGCAAATGAACACATGCATACCATGATTGCATGTGCCCCACCCCATCCCCCCTCGCATACATGCCCGAGGCTTCACTGCCATTGAGCTGATGGTGGTGGTCGCCATCATGGCGATCCTGACGGCGCTG contains:
- a CDS encoding pyridoxal phosphate-dependent aminotransferase, giving the protein MASFVIHPAMRSTVLNLEESRIREVANAGMGRADVLAFWFGESDEVTPLAVRQAAIASLERGETFYAHNLGLPELRQAVACYMSGLHRSVSDDRIAITSGGVNALMLASQALVDAGDEVVVVTPVWPNLVAQPLIMGARLRQVSLKPGEGGAWGLDLQELLEAVNPRTRLLVLNAPNNPTGWTLSAEEQRAILERCRRTGTWILADEVYERLYYELTSRGCAPSFLDIAEPEDRLVVVHSFSKSFLMTGWRLGWLVMPPSMAPHMGKLVEFNTSCASVFTQRAGVAALGMAEEITPRVVAHLRQCRDTLVPLLQAVPGVQVAAARGGMYAFFSLEGRGDSLALAKRLVAEAGLGLAPGNAFGDEGQGWLRWCFASRDTGRLVQGVDRLRNWLGV